The Coccidioides posadasii str. Silveira chromosome 2, complete sequence genomic interval GAGGTACTTGGGCGACGGTCGGAATCGGCACCAAAATTCCCAGGACACGCCAAAAACGACACTCGCTCCTTATCTTCCCTGATGGCTTGTCTCCGCGCAGCCCTCAGCGACTCGATTCGTGCTTGTGAGAACCGGAAGCGTCGCACAAAGCACTCGTCAGCGAGAGCACTTGCATCGATCATCTTCTTCGGGGCCGTCTGCACgatctgaaatatttccATGGGATCGCTGACGGCGAGTATGTCTCTTTGGCTAAGCCTAAAGATTGCCAATGCAACACGGAAAAAGGTTCTAGAACCCTCGTAGAAAAGAATATCCCATACCCGCAGCGTGGTTTCGAGAGGAAGGCTGCCGATGAACATGGACATCAGCCAGTTCGTAAGGCCAAGTGTAATATCAGGGAGTCGAGTGGTAGTGTTGATGGCGGGCGGTTTTGATCTAGGAGTTGTTGGTGTTGGACTAGCAACTTTTGTGTACACAGGTGGCAGAGCGTCCTTCAAGGCAACCATGAGGATCCAGAGGTCAGCGTTGGCTCCTTCTAGACTCACTTCATGCGTGCCTGGTAGATATGTGGAAGTAATGATATGAAGTATCCAGAACGCCTTTTCTTCcggaaggaaaagaagcaGGAGACCCGTGATGAAGTTTAGGGACTGGGTATAGCCAATCTTTGGGTTATGCACTGAAAACGCGTATAAGACACGACGTAGCGACTGGATTATGGGTGTCTCCTGGGCATCTGGCGCATACTTGAGGTTGCTGCTACCGGCAGCCGCGCCTGTCATCGTTTCAGAAGACGAGTCCGGCTTGTAATGGATATTATCAGGAAAGGTCCTATGGAGGTCTCGCTCAATGTGCTCCTTGTCATCGTTCATGGGGGAATGAACGGCTTGCTCGACAAGTTTCCGGTAAAGACCCGGGTTCCGTTGGAGATGTTCATGGCCTCCAGTATACCAGAACCACGCAGCACCACGGTATTCCGGAGGTATACCTTTTCTAATATACCGCTTCACTTTGCCTGATCTCGGGGGGAAGGTAAGAGTGTCCTTATGCTCGAGACCACTGTCCTTGAGAAGCTCTACCCATTTTTGTCTCCGGTAGCCCACGTATCTTGAATATGGTTCGTTCCACTTGTTATACTGCGCCAGAGTGACATAGGTTGTCTCCTTTTTGAATCCATATTGGTCTCGTAACTTGGTTGCCGCAGATAAGGGAGGCGGTACACCAACTGAGAGGACTTCTGGTACTGTAACCTTTGGTTCCATAGGCGGGGGTGGTGGTTTTCCAGTGGAACAATAATCTTCTGCATGACTTTGGTTCTCCAAACGGCTGCTCCCTGTTGGCCCTTCAGGAGATTCTGGGTCTTTAGGGCTTGGTGGACGTCCGGGTTTTGGCTCCTCTTCTGGCGTGCTTGGAGACTCCGTTGCCCTAGATCGTGGTTCGCGGGATTCAAGAAAGTTGGGTGGTTCCGGCGAATCTGCTAGTTCCAACGATGGCGACGAGTCATCCGAGAAGCCATCAAGATACATATCTATGGCATCGTCGACACTCATTCCACCAACTGGCTCCTCTGCGGTGTCCGGTGTCAGATCCGTTATGGAGCTGGTATTGGTGAGAATACTACTCCGCTCTGTTCCGCTTGCGGGTTCCAAACTCGAGCTTCCAGTAGTGGCAGACTGCAAGCTCGATCGGAGTGGGATATCAAAGTGTAGCTCGGGGGGATGGTGGCGATGAGGGAAACGAGCGCTGACGGGGGTATCCAGCGGCGGCCTGTCATGACGAAGCGGTGCAAATTGGCCAGATTGCATGTTGGTCATTGAGAGCGTCGGCTTCAGCCCCATTGGAGGAGTGTCGAGCCGGTTTCTGGGAGGGACTGGTCGCGTACGCTCCCTCGCCGGGGACAATTGCATAGGGCCATGTCGAGTGGTGTCGAAAGAGCAAGCCGAGCGAAGAGGCGGTTCGACGTGGGATATTTTGAGGTAGGTAGGGCGGAGGGGGTCAGGCCTTCTGCCACCACGAGGGCCATTGGACGGAGGGGCGGAGTTGGCGAGAGGGAGAGGTCGGGCCACGGG includes:
- a CDS encoding uncharacterized protein (EggNog:ENOG410PFC7~COG:U~BUSCO:3624at33183): MQGWLLDNNERDIGDGELQFLDNDPSFPTAPIYGGATCIPNPFGARELHCNIRSSALEAWWLKGRAHLVAARAGLGTERERRTHTRRVAHPSLSGTNKCPGGIHTPTTVAMVTKHAVPDPPFKPHGGGDHTAFRPHGPSPVKRPTLNAIDTTLPPRRSPVARPLPLANSAPPSNGPRGGRRPDPLRPTYLKISHVEPPLRSACSFDTTRHGPMQLSPARERTRPVPPRNRLDTPPMGLKPTLSMTNMQSGQFAPLRHDRPPLDTPVSARFPHRHHPPELHFDIPLRSSLQSATTGSSSLEPASGTERSSILTNTSSITDLTPDTAEEPVGGMSVDDAIDMYLDGFSDDSSPSLELADSPEPPNFLESREPRSRATESPSTPEEEPKPGRPPSPKDPESPEGPTGSSRLENQSHAEDYCSTGKPPPPPMEPKVTVPEVLSVGVPPPLSAATKLRDQYGFKKETTYVTLAQYNKWNEPYSRYVGYRRQKWVELLKDSGLEHKDTLTFPPRSGKVKRYIRKGIPPEYRGAAWFWYTGGHEHLQRNPGLYRKLVEQAVHSPMNDDKEHIERDLHRTFPDNIHYKPDSSSETMTGAAAGSSNLKYAPDAQETPIIQSLRRVLYAFSVHNPKIGYTQSLNFITGLLLLFLPEEKAFWILHIITSTYLPGTHEVSLEGANADLWILMVALKDALPPVYTKVASPTPTTPRSKPPAINTTTRLPDITLGLTNWLMSMFIGSLPLETTLRVWDILFYEGSRTFFRVALAIFRLSQRDILAVSDPMEIFQIVQTAPKKMIDASALADECFVRRFRFSQARIESLRAARRQAIREDKERVSFLACPGNFGADSDRRPSTSSNNNTQAAGGQTYRPTNLCTFFSLLSTYITLLRPP